A window from Mauremys reevesii isolate NIE-2019 linkage group 9, ASM1616193v1, whole genome shotgun sequence encodes these proteins:
- the TRIM59 gene encoding tripartite motif-containing protein 59 has product MHHFEEELTCSICYSIFEDPRVLPCSHTFCRNCLESVLQLSSNFSIWRPLRLPLKCPNCRSIVEIPPSGTESLPINFALKAIIEKYQQEDHPDVATCSEHSRQPLNVYCLLDRKLVCGHCLTIGKHHGHPIDDLQSAYMKEKETSRKLLEQLTDEHWTNVCLLIEKLEEQKSHYENIVQDDKKAVLQYFKKLNDTLEHKKQALLAALDEVNAHISEEYAPLVENMKRIREEQLDLMSLNTSVQEEESPLLFLEKVDDVRQRIKALKQKQLPDIKPVEVYPRIGQLLKDVWSKTEIGQINKILTPKIKLISKGNLCPKGSEKERGQSKEFLQSINPLTVMLISMMIVIIVISFSKPVLSVVNEVTLIYISDILQFVYQDICNNLQAVMEMLCHTSNFLMEFMGRIVTFSF; this is encoded by the coding sequence ATGCATCATTTTGAGGAGGAACTAACTTGTTCCATTTGCTATAGTATATTTGAAGACCCACGTGTACTACCATGTTCTCACACATTTTGTAGAAATTGTCTGGAAAGCGTTCTTCAGCTATCAAGCAACTTTTCCATATGGAGACCACTAAGACTTCCACTGAAGTGTCCCAATTGTAGAAGCATTGTTGAAATTCCTCCATCTGGTACTGAGTCATTACCTATCAATTTTGCATTAAAGGCTATCATTGAAAAATATCAGCAAGAAGACCACCCAGATGTTGCAACATGTAGTGAACATTCTAGGCAGCCATTAAATGTCTATTGTCTTTTGGATAGAAAATTAGTGTGTGGCCATTGTCTTACAATAGGTAAACATCATGGTCATCCCATAGATGACCTTCAGAGTGCCTACATGAAAGAAAAGGAGACTTCTAGGAAACTCCTTGAGCAATTAACTGATGAACATTGGACTAATGTATGTTTGCTCATTGAAAAGTTGGAAGAACAGAAATCTCATTATGAAAACATTGTTCAAGACGATAAGAAAGCTGTATTGCAATATTTTAAGAAACTTAATGACACACTGGAGCATAAAAAGCAAGCTTTGCTAGCTGCTTTGGATGAAGTTAATGCTCACATTTCTGAAGAATATGCACCACTCGTTGAAAACATGAAAAGAATCAGAGAAGAACAGCTTGATTTAATGTCATTGAACACATCTGTTCAAGAAGAGGAGTCTCCACTTCTTTTCCTTGAGAAGGTTGATGATGTGCGCCAACGCATAAAAGCTTTGAAACAAAAGCAACTACCAGATATCAAACCTGTAGAAGTTTATCCACGAATAGGACAGCTATTGAAGGATGTGTGGTCCAAAACTGAAATTGGTCAGATTAACAAGATCCTCACTCCAAAAATAAAGCTGATTTCAAAAGGGAATTTATGCCCCAAAGGCAGTGAGAAGGAAAGAGGACAGTCTAAGGAATTCCTCCAGTCTATAAACCCTCTAACAGTGATGCTAATTTCTATGATGATAGTGATAATTGTGATTTCATTTAGTAAACCTGTATTGTCAGTTGTAAATGAAGTAACATTGATCTATATTTCAGACATCTTGCAGTTTGTTTATCAAGATATATGCAACAACTTGCAGGCAGTAATGGAAATGCTATGCCATACATCTAATTTCTTGATGGAATTCATGGGGAGAATTgttactttttctttctga